A window of Chitinophaga sp. MM2321 contains these coding sequences:
- a CDS encoding DUF2264 domain-containing protein → MDRRFFLKAVPMAGIAGTLHTDKGLLKNMADHQPVIKLVDDRAYNLDLLLRICDPVISGLSEGKLKATMPTAVAPAYSKPVTKVTYLEAFGRTLAGLAPWLELGEDNTAEGSKRMDMLVKTRKAIAMAVDPASPDYMNFTGKYDAQPLVDGAFLAHGLLRAPTKLWQPLSAKTKEQVVTALKSLRSIKAFTNNWVLFSAIIEAALLKFDAGWDRKPVDFAVQKIMEWYKGDGMYGDGVHFHFDYYNSFVIQPMLVDILKVLAEKEKDSAPSYELALKRMQRYGVILERQISPEGTFPVVGRSMPYRNAAFQALAQLALDEKLPPELSPAQVRCALTAVNKRIFEAPGTFDKNGWLQIGFCGHQPELADVYTSTGSLYLCSTGFLALGLPAHHPFWASPAEEWTAQKVWKGERVMKDHALD, encoded by the coding sequence GTGGACAGACGTTTCTTCCTAAAAGCAGTACCCATGGCAGGCATAGCCGGTACCCTGCATACAGACAAAGGATTGTTGAAAAATATGGCGGATCATCAACCGGTAATAAAACTGGTTGATGACCGCGCATATAATCTTGATCTTCTTCTACGTATATGCGACCCCGTTATCAGCGGCCTAAGCGAAGGAAAACTGAAGGCAACCATGCCTACAGCCGTTGCGCCCGCCTATTCAAAACCGGTAACGAAGGTAACCTACCTGGAAGCTTTTGGCAGAACACTGGCAGGATTGGCGCCATGGCTGGAACTCGGTGAAGACAATACCGCGGAAGGTAGTAAACGCATGGATATGCTGGTGAAAACCCGCAAAGCCATTGCGATGGCAGTGGATCCGGCATCACCAGATTATATGAACTTTACCGGTAAGTATGATGCACAACCTTTGGTAGATGGCGCCTTCCTGGCACATGGCCTGTTGCGTGCTCCGACAAAGTTATGGCAACCGCTGTCCGCCAAAACAAAAGAACAGGTAGTTACCGCATTAAAAAGCCTGCGCAGCATAAAAGCGTTTACCAATAACTGGGTACTCTTTTCCGCGATCATCGAAGCTGCGTTGCTGAAATTCGATGCAGGCTGGGATCGCAAGCCGGTGGACTTTGCCGTGCAAAAGATCATGGAATGGTACAAGGGCGACGGGATGTATGGCGACGGCGTGCATTTTCATTTTGATTATTACAATTCTTTTGTTATCCAGCCCATGCTGGTAGACATCCTGAAGGTACTGGCGGAAAAAGAAAAGGACAGCGCCCCTTCTTATGAGCTGGCACTGAAACGCATGCAGCGGTACGGAGTGATACTGGAAAGACAAATATCGCCGGAAGGGACCTTCCCGGTGGTAGGCCGCTCTATGCCTTACAGGAATGCGGCTTTCCAGGCGCTGGCACAGTTGGCGCTGGATGAAAAACTCCCGCCTGAATTATCTCCTGCACAGGTTCGTTGTGCACTAACGGCGGTGAATAAACGAATTTTTGAAGCGCCGGGTACTTTTGATAAAAACGGCTGGTTACAAATCGGTTTCTGTGGTCATCAGCCGGAGTTGGCAGATGTATACACTTCTACAGGCAGTCTGTATTTGTGCAGTACCGGTTTCCTCGCCCTGGGCTTGCCCGCCCATCATCCTTTCTGGGCGTCACCAGCGGAGGAATGGACTGCGCAGAAAGTATGGAAGGGGGAAAGGGTGATGAAAGATCATGCGTTGGATTGA
- a CDS encoding Pls/PosA family non-ribosomal peptide synthetase: MNSYSIVKGPRKPDLLHEETLADIFRHTAKIHAHHIALIFQQQSFTYAQLDHWSDAIAAMLQSLGIGPGSVVGVWWPRGPELHAAILGIVKAGAAYVPLDREMPAERVEGVLTEVKAAACFSEVPLQLSAPVITVPPVPDTQQQFLLHAGPAPDNVAYVLYTSGSTGKPKGIPISHRQICHLVRSEQTVLNIKATDKVYQGFSVSFDMWCEETWLSYFAGATLWVADATTAKAIDELGDTLHKEKITVLHAVPSLLAVMEDNIPSLRLINAGGEACTPQVLARWGIPPRLFYNSYGPTETTVSATFAALKPGDTITIGHPLPNYNMAVVDEKLNILPLGERGELIITGPGVGNGYIDRPELTQEKFIIKPASLETLPGNMIYRTGDAAIILPDGNIDFQGRLDDQIKLRGYRIELGEIESRLHTLPGIIAAAVAVKKDNNEQDQLVGYIVKEDDQPFDETTLRTALAKVLPPYMVPGTILLLDDMPRLPSGKINRKALPVPAAFLQATTHEVIDTNAPLPDRVMAILAKVFPDCSIDLQQDFFTDLGGHSLLAAAFVSRLRREGNVPQASLKDVYIHRPLQTLIDVWNVQPQTSKKKDRVFHKIPWWRHLTCWIAQSVSLLVIFGLFAMQIFFPYLGYYYVEQDTGSLGYAIITALGMFCLLPLLFSILIIVTKWLIIGKMKAGDYPLWGTYYFRWWLVKTMQRLMPSQFLNGTPLYPAFLRMLGVKIAPDAQLGAVTIGAEDLVTIGSDVSISSQAVIDNAFVEDGLLKLRTVYLGDHAYIGSSAIVGGDTIMEPWSELQDLSYLSPKNTIASGEIWQGSPATLKVKKAISELPQPLPVSAATRRKYSVIFSLFLLVFPFTVLLPLLPTIIILNQLDNAAPDYNFNYMIITPSLALSYIILFTLETVLLTRLLQWGIKPGVYPVYSAFYVRKWFADQLMSLSLIVIHPIFATVYISALFRALGAKIGANTEVSTASSVTHPLLEIGDGAFIADAVTLGESDVRAQQLTLEKTVIHNNSFVGNSALIPQGYVLPENMLIGVLSTPPSKEQLAENKARDWFGSPAIALPRRQESRFFPPELTTHPSAQRKMARGFVEFVRILIPETVVICCSILFIAYAHDLVTEKPWWEALIQFPFYYLFFLGLPAYFFTVMMKWILTGRYKPLQSPMWTSKVWRSEGTTSTYEALSVPFLLDFLKGTPWLPVLLRLLGVKTGRRVWLNTTDITEFDMVEIGTDTALNEDSGPQTHLFEDRVMKIGAIKIGARSSIGARSIILYDSEIGDDVNLSPLSLVMKGEKLQSGTDWTGSPVRPD; this comes from the coding sequence ATGAATAGTTATAGTATAGTTAAAGGACCCCGGAAGCCGGATTTATTGCATGAAGAAACCCTGGCTGATATATTCAGGCATACAGCAAAGATCCATGCACATCATATCGCGCTCATTTTTCAACAGCAATCATTTACTTATGCACAGCTGGATCACTGGAGTGATGCGATAGCAGCTATGTTACAATCGCTGGGAATAGGCCCCGGCAGCGTGGTAGGTGTATGGTGGCCGCGCGGACCAGAGCTGCATGCCGCTATCCTTGGCATTGTAAAAGCAGGCGCTGCTTACGTACCATTGGATCGTGAAATGCCAGCAGAACGTGTGGAAGGTGTACTCACAGAAGTAAAAGCTGCAGCCTGTTTCAGCGAAGTGCCGCTTCAGTTGTCAGCACCCGTCATAACCGTACCACCCGTACCCGATACACAACAACAATTCCTGTTACATGCAGGCCCCGCACCGGATAATGTAGCCTACGTGCTGTACACTTCCGGCAGCACAGGAAAGCCCAAAGGCATCCCTATCAGCCACCGGCAGATCTGTCACCTTGTAAGATCAGAACAAACTGTTTTAAATATAAAAGCTACCGACAAAGTATACCAGGGCTTCTCCGTATCCTTCGATATGTGGTGTGAAGAAACCTGGCTGAGTTACTTTGCCGGCGCTACCTTGTGGGTGGCGGATGCCACTACCGCCAAAGCGATAGATGAATTGGGCGATACCCTGCACAAGGAAAAGATCACCGTGCTGCATGCCGTTCCCAGTTTACTGGCAGTAATGGAAGATAACATCCCTTCACTCCGCCTGATCAATGCCGGCGGAGAAGCCTGCACACCACAGGTACTGGCCAGATGGGGTATACCTCCCCGCCTGTTCTATAACAGTTACGGACCTACGGAGACAACGGTCAGCGCCACTTTCGCTGCACTGAAACCCGGCGATACCATCACCATCGGGCATCCGCTGCCTAACTATAACATGGCGGTAGTAGATGAAAAACTCAACATCCTCCCGCTGGGAGAACGCGGGGAATTGATCATTACCGGTCCCGGTGTTGGTAACGGCTATATCGACCGCCCTGAATTAACACAGGAAAAGTTCATCATAAAACCTGCTTCACTGGAAACATTACCGGGCAATATGATCTATCGCACCGGCGATGCCGCCATTATATTACCCGATGGTAATATCGACTTCCAGGGCCGTCTCGACGACCAGATCAAATTACGCGGTTACCGTATTGAACTGGGAGAAATAGAAAGCAGGCTGCATACACTCCCTGGCATAATAGCCGCCGCTGTTGCTGTAAAGAAAGATAATAATGAACAGGATCAACTGGTAGGTTATATAGTAAAGGAAGATGACCAACCTTTTGATGAAACCACACTTCGTACAGCACTGGCAAAAGTATTACCACCATACATGGTGCCGGGTACCATCCTCTTGCTGGATGATATGCCCCGGCTGCCCAGTGGAAAAATAAACCGTAAAGCATTGCCTGTTCCGGCAGCTTTCCTACAGGCCACCACGCATGAAGTTATCGATACCAATGCGCCCCTGCCCGACAGGGTTATGGCTATCCTGGCGAAAGTATTTCCCGACTGCAGCATCGACCTGCAACAGGATTTCTTTACGGACCTCGGCGGGCACTCCTTACTGGCTGCTGCCTTTGTATCCCGGCTTCGCCGCGAAGGCAATGTACCACAGGCTTCCCTGAAAGATGTCTACATCCATCGTCCGTTACAAACACTGATAGATGTATGGAATGTACAACCGCAAACCAGTAAAAAGAAAGACCGTGTCTTCCACAAAATCCCCTGGTGGCGGCACCTCACCTGCTGGATCGCACAATCTGTTTCCCTGCTGGTGATCTTTGGTTTATTTGCCATGCAGATATTTTTCCCATACCTGGGCTACTATTACGTAGAACAAGATACCGGTAGTCTCGGTTACGCTATCATCACGGCACTGGGTATGTTCTGCCTGCTCCCGCTGTTGTTCTCTATATTAATTATTGTTACCAAATGGCTGATCATCGGTAAAATGAAAGCCGGCGACTATCCGCTATGGGGTACCTATTATTTCAGGTGGTGGCTCGTAAAAACCATGCAGCGCCTCATGCCTTCGCAGTTCCTGAATGGTACACCACTCTACCCTGCTTTCCTCCGTATGCTCGGTGTAAAAATTGCACCGGATGCACAACTCGGCGCCGTCACCATCGGGGCGGAAGACCTGGTAACCATCGGCAGCGATGTAAGTATCAGTTCACAGGCAGTGATCGATAATGCTTTTGTAGAAGACGGACTCCTGAAACTACGCACCGTATATCTTGGCGATCATGCTTATATCGGCAGCAGTGCCATTGTTGGCGGCGATACCATCATGGAACCCTGGAGTGAATTGCAGGATCTCAGCTATCTTTCTCCCAAAAATACTATCGCCTCTGGTGAAATATGGCAGGGCAGTCCGGCAACATTGAAAGTAAAAAAGGCTATCAGCGAATTGCCGCAACCACTGCCGGTCTCAGCGGCCACCCGTAGAAAATACAGTGTTATCTTTTCACTATTTCTACTCGTGTTTCCATTTACCGTGCTGTTACCTTTGTTACCAACTATTATCATACTTAACCAGCTTGATAATGCCGCACCGGATTATAATTTTAATTACATGATCATCACGCCATCACTGGCGCTGAGCTATATCATCTTATTCACCCTGGAAACAGTATTGCTCACCAGGTTGTTGCAATGGGGTATCAAACCCGGTGTGTACCCGGTTTACAGTGCTTTTTATGTACGCAAATGGTTTGCCGATCAACTCATGTCACTATCGCTGATCGTTATACATCCCATCTTTGCTACCGTCTATATCTCCGCCCTGTTCCGCGCACTCGGTGCTAAAATAGGCGCTAACACAGAAGTATCCACCGCCAGTAGTGTTACCCATCCATTGCTGGAAATAGGTGACGGCGCTTTTATCGCTGATGCCGTAACACTGGGAGAATCCGATGTGCGGGCACAACAGCTCACCCTCGAAAAAACAGTGATCCATAACAACAGCTTTGTAGGCAACAGTGCACTGATTCCGCAAGGTTATGTGCTACCGGAAAATATGCTCATCGGTGTATTATCTACGCCGCCATCGAAAGAACAACTGGCGGAAAACAAAGCGCGCGACTGGTTCGGTTCTCCTGCCATTGCACTGCCACGCAGACAGGAAAGCCGTTTCTTTCCACCGGAGCTCACCACACATCCTTCTGCCCAACGCAAGATGGCGAGAGGATTCGTGGAGTTTGTACGCATCCTCATTCCAGAAACGGTGGTGATCTGTTGCAGTATCCTCTTTATTGCTTATGCACACGATCTTGTTACAGAAAAACCATGGTGGGAAGCGTTAATACAATTTCCTTTTTACTATCTTTTCTTCCTGGGACTACCGGCTTATTTCTTCACCGTAATGATGAAATGGATCCTTACCGGCCGGTATAAACCACTGCAAAGTCCTATGTGGACATCCAAAGTATGGCGCAGTGAAGGCACCACTTCTACCTACGAGGCATTGTCGGTACCCTTCCTGCTGGACTTCCTCAAAGGCACGCCCTGGCTGCCGGTATTGCTTCGGCTGCTGGGCGTAAAAACAGGTCGCCGTGTTTGGTTGAACACCACTGATATTACCGAATTTGATATGGTGGAGATAGGAACAGATACCGCGCTCAACGAAGACAGCGGCCCACAGACACACCTGTTTGAAGACCGGGTAATGAAAATAGGAGCGATCAAAATTGGTGCCCGTAGCAGTATTGGCGCCCGTTCCATCATTTTGTATGACAGCGAAATCGGAGACGATGTAAATCTCTCCCCACTCTCGCTCGTCATGAAAGGCGAAAAATTACAATCCGGTACGGACTGGACAGGCAGCCCTGTCAGGCCGGACTAA
- a CDS encoding GNAT family N-acetyltransferase gives MLTITPILIRDHYALIAAMMQALQDSENTFIHKMAAWESIAADYMQHVISTQETSDGTCLLAYSDGIPAGFIFGYIEEADESRIEDYTGDTLYISDGYVAPAFRRQGIYRRLNEALEKIYIDKDVRRIVRYTASNNHRMQQFLASQQYESVRIVYEKWLTPDGKEQIKLFTEDDRK, from the coding sequence ATGCTGACCATAACGCCCATCCTCATTCGTGATCATTATGCGCTCATCGCGGCAATGATGCAGGCATTACAGGATTCTGAAAATACATTCATCCACAAAATGGCTGCCTGGGAAAGTATTGCTGCTGATTATATGCAACATGTGATCAGCACACAGGAAACCAGTGATGGAACCTGTTTGCTGGCATACAGTGACGGCATACCCGCCGGTTTTATTTTCGGTTATATCGAAGAAGCTGATGAAAGCCGGATAGAAGACTATACCGGCGATACCCTCTACATATCTGATGGCTACGTGGCGCCAGCTTTTCGCAGACAAGGAATTTATCGCCGGCTCAACGAAGCACTGGAAAAAATTTATATAGATAAAGATGTGAGAAGAATAGTGAGATATACCGCCAGCAACAACCACCGGATGCAACAGTTCCTGGCATCACAACAGTATGAATCCGTACGCATCGTATACGAAAAATGGCTTACACCAGATGGTAAAGAACAGATAAAGTTATTTACGGAAGATGACCGGAAATAG
- a CDS encoding glucuronyl hydrolase, with protein MKKNLFFMMLLLPAMAMQSYAQTRKADPALLRKADETLQFAARQYKLMMTHVPDSVLPRTTNTKNGSLVTSKSNWWTSGFYPGTTWYLYEYTKDPAFKAEAIKRMELVKKEQYNTHTHDLGFMMYCPFGNALRITGDTAYQSILLTSARSLVTRFNPTVGCIKSWDHGTWKFPVIIDNMMNLELLTWATRVSGDKQFEKIARTHANTTMKNHFRPDYSSYHVIDYDPATGAVLAKKTHQGAADSSAWSRGQAWGLYGYTLMYRDTKDKAYLQQARHIADYILNNPNMPADLIPYWDFNAPGIPNALRDVSAAAVTASALLELSRYTKNADGKRYWAAAEKMLTNLCSPAYLAKEGENNDFILMHSVGSLPHDSEVDVPLTYADYYFVEALMRYKEWTK; from the coding sequence ATGAAAAAGAACCTGTTCTTCATGATGCTCCTATTGCCTGCGATGGCAATGCAATCGTATGCACAGACCCGCAAAGCCGACCCGGCGTTATTGCGTAAAGCAGATGAAACATTGCAGTTTGCAGCACGTCAGTATAAGCTGATGATGACGCATGTACCGGATAGCGTGTTGCCGCGCACCACGAATACCAAAAATGGCAGCCTGGTAACATCCAAATCAAACTGGTGGACTTCCGGTTTTTATCCCGGTACTACCTGGTACCTGTACGAATACACGAAGGACCCCGCTTTTAAAGCAGAGGCAATCAAACGCATGGAGCTGGTAAAAAAGGAACAATACAATACGCACACCCATGACCTGGGCTTTATGATGTATTGTCCGTTTGGTAATGCGCTGCGCATTACCGGCGATACTGCATATCAAAGTATTCTGCTGACGAGCGCCCGGTCACTGGTTACCCGTTTTAACCCGACCGTAGGTTGCATCAAATCATGGGACCATGGCACCTGGAAATTCCCGGTGATCATCGATAATATGATGAACCTGGAACTGTTGACATGGGCTACCCGCGTGAGCGGCGACAAGCAGTTCGAGAAGATTGCGCGGACGCATGCCAATACGACGATGAAAAATCATTTCCGCCCGGATTACAGTTCTTACCATGTGATAGATTATGATCCTGCTACCGGCGCGGTGCTTGCAAAGAAAACGCATCAGGGCGCGGCAGACAGCTCCGCCTGGTCGCGCGGACAGGCATGGGGACTGTATGGTTACACACTGATGTACCGCGACACAAAAGATAAAGCTTACCTGCAACAGGCGCGTCATATTGCTGATTACATCCTGAACAATCCCAATATGCCGGCTGACCTGATCCCTTACTGGGATTTTAATGCACCCGGTATTCCCAACGCATTGCGGGATGTATCTGCCGCTGCTGTTACTGCGTCTGCATTGCTGGAGCTGAGCAGGTATACCAAGAACGCCGATGGCAAACGCTATTGGGCTGCTGCGGAAAAAATGCTGACCAACCTTTGCAGCCCTGCTTACCTGGCAAAAGAAGGAGAGAACAACGACTTTATCCTCATGCACAGCGTAGGCTCGCTGCCACATGACTCCGAAGTAGATGTGCCTTTAACTTATGCAGATTATTATTTTGTAGAAGCATTGATGCGTTATAAGGAGTGGACTAAATAG